The Oscillospiraceae bacterium genome contains the following window.
CTATCTCCGGCTATCAGGCGCAGGTCGATGCCCCCAAGCTGGGGTACATGGTCAAGGCCTTCATCAATCTGGATATGGACCCCCAGCGCAAGCCGGAGTTTTACCCGTATATCCAAAACTGCCCCCATGTGGTGGAGTGCAACTGCGTCACCGGCGATTACAGTATGCTGATCGAGGTGCTGTTCGGCACAACACAGGAGCTGGACCAGTTCATCAACCATCTGCAGCAGTTCGGCCGCACCCGCACCCAGATCGTCTTTTCTACCCCGGTAGAGCATCGCGGCGTGCCGGTGGCAGTGCCGGAGGAATGATTACAGGTATCCCCCGCAGCGCAGCAGGAAGATCCAGCCCGTCAGCGTCAGGGCAGAAAGCAGCGTTGTCAGGGCGATGCAGCTGGATGTCAGCACGCCCTCATGGCCCATATTCTTGCTCATGACATAGGCGCTGGGGGTCGTAGGGCTGCCCAGCATGATGAGCAGCGCAACGAGTTCTTCATCCCGGAAGCCGAGCGCTACTGCACAAGGCAGAAACACCGCCGCCAGACCGACCGTCTTGATGAAGGCCGCCGCCACCGTGGGGCCGAGCTTTTGGATGGCCTTTGTTCCCTCAAACGATGCGCCGATCGACAAAAGCGACAGCGGCGTGGTGAGGGACGCAAGGCTGCTCATGGTCTTGGTGACCATCTGGGGCAGCGTGAACGGCAGCAGCGCATAGACTGTGCCAAAAAGGATGCCCAGCAGGATCGGGTTGGTGGCAACCCCGCGCAGCAGCTGCCCGGCGCTCGGTGTGCTGCGCTGCAAGGGGGATTCCATCATTAAGATAAGCACGGCAAAAATGTTGAACAGCGGCACACTGCCCAGAATCATCAGCGGGGCCATGCCCGCATTGCCGTAGATATTCTGGATGAACGCCACGCCCAGCACGGCGGCGCTGCTGCGGTAGCCCGCCTGCACAAACTCCCCCACCAGAGCCTTGTCCTTCAGGAAGCGCTTGGCCCCTGCCCAGACGGCCAGAATGCCGACAAGCGTAGCCGCAAAGCAGAACAGCACAAATCCGGGCTGGAAATCATGCAGAATATCCACACTGCCCATGTCGAGAAACAGCATGGCAGGCAGCGTGACCTTAAAGCAAAGCTTATCCGCTGCCTTGCAGAATGCAGGCGGCAAAAAGCCTGTCTGCCCCAGCAGATACCCCACCACCATGACAAAGAACACCGGCATGGTGGCATTCAGACTAAACAGCAGGTTTTGCATTGCGGCACCCCTCATTTCTTTATAAAAACAAAAAAGAAAAGTCCCACAGCGAAAAACTGTAGGACTTTTCTTGGTGCGGAAGATGGGACTTGAACCCACACGTCATAGACACACGCACCTCAAACGTGCCTGTCTGCCGATTCCAGCACTTCCGCTCAAATCGCATTGACTGCGAGAGATATAATACCACAATCCACACCCAAAAGTCAAGCCTTCTGCGAAAGTTTTATTCACGAATTGCCAAAAAACGCCCTGCGCCCCCGGAGGTTTCCTTCCGGGGGCGCAGGGCTGTTTATGAAGAGAAAAGAAAATGGCAAATCAGGCGCGGTAGCTTTCGGGCAGCTGGTCAAGGGTCTGCCACTTCTCCATGGCAGCCTCCAGCGTCATACCGTTTGCAACGGCATCGCGGCGGCAGGCGTTGACAGCCTGAATCTCCTTCATCTTCTCACCGGTCAGGGCGTAGCCCTTCATGGCGATGAGGGTGGCCGCCCAGGCGACCATCGGGATAGCGCAGAACAGCACGATGACAACGACATTCATGCCCGGCGTGTAGGGGTCATACTGGGTAGGCAGGTTGTTCAGGCCGATGAAGGTCACAGCGATGCCGACGACCGTGGCAGCCAGACTGGACACCAGCTTATCGACAAGGCTGAACAGCGTACCCATGATGCCGGGGATATACTTGCCGGAGCGGTAGGTCTCGTAATCGGAGCAGTCGGCGACCATCGGGATAGGCATATCGGCAGTGGCGTAGTATGCACCGTAGCCGATGCCGAAGAAGAGGACAAACAAAACCGTGTACAGATTGATGGACAAGCCATTCTCCCCCAGCAGGCTGAGGTGGAATGCATCACCGTGGCCCCACAGCAGCAGCAGGACCAGCACGCCGACATAGCAGGCCAGCGCCACACCGACATACTTTGTCAGGCTTGCCTTCTGGCCCTTCTTCTGGCTTGTGCGCACAGAGAGCAGGAAGAACGGCACACTGAACAGATAGCCCAGCACCATCATGGGCAGATACAGCCCATCGTAAGCGCCCATCATGCAGCCGTACAGCATGCAGAGGACCGTTGTGTTGTTGGCGATGGAGAGCGCCAGCTTGGTGCCGGCACCCGCGATCATCAGCCGCTGCATGGGCTTGTTTTCCCTGATGATCTGGATATATTCGCTGACCTTGACCTTCTGGGGCTTTTCGCCGCCGATGCCGAAATACTTGGGCTGGTCCTTCTCCCAGATGCCGATGATGGCAAGGATGGTCAGCACAACCGACATAGCGATGCCGACCGGGGCCAGCGTGCGGAAGAACCCTGCGGAGGAGTAGCCGCCCTCATAGCTTTTGGCCAAAATCGGCGCCAGAAACTGCATGATGCCCATGCCCAGCAGGGAGCCGACCGTGTTAAAGATCGTGAAGAGCGGGCGCTGCTTCGGGTCGTTCGTCAGCACAGTCTGGCCGGAACGGGTGCAGCTGGTCTGGAAGGTATAGCCGATGACCCAGACGAAGTACAGCCCCACAAACGCGGCATAGCGCGCCCACATCATGGTATCAGGGATCATGGGGGTGATGCCGTACAAAATCAGGATGCTGACGGCCATGATGATATTGCCGATGGCCATAAACGGGCGGAACTTACCGAATTTGCCGTTCGTGCGGTCCATCAGCGCACCGATGATCGGGTCGGTGATAGCGTCGCACAGACGCATGGCCGTGACCATGACCGAGGCAAACAGGGTGCCCAGCGCCAGCACATTGCTGCCGAAGGTAGCAATGTAGGAAAGCACCAGGACATAATAGACATTGGTGGCACCGTTGTTCAGCGGAAACAGTACCAGCTGGTAGAGTTTGGCGCGGTTGACATTCGACGCCTTTGCATTTTCGCTCATGGGCTGCTCCTTTATCGGTATTTGTTATGGCATTGCCGCCCCCGGCGGCCTTTTATACCCAGTTTGCGCTGGAGGATTTTGCCTTGCCCAGCTTGTAGGCGGGGTTCGGGGTCTCGACCTTGCGGAATACCGCATCGTCGATGCAATCCCCTGCCACGGCCTGAACCTTCGTCTCGCCGTCCAGCTTGACGCGGAACTTGAAGATATGCTCGCCTGCCTGCTCATCCAGCTTTTCGCCGTTGACATAAAGGCTTACCTGCTTCTGGTTTGAGTAGACCTTGACCTCGATCTCGCTCTGGGTGCGGTCCGCAAAGCGTTTGGAGCAGATATGCACAAACGGCTCATCGCTCCACCACGCCTTGTAGATATAGAAGCTATCCTTCTTCGTCTTGCGGTCAAAGGTGACAAGACCCTTGTGGTTCATGCCCGGCTCGCCGCCCTGATCGCGGGCGTCTGCAGCAAAGTCGTACATGTTCCATACATGGGTCGACCACAGCCAGCTGTGGCGTTCAAAGCAGCGCAGCATGTACTCATGGTAGATTGCCTGATATTCCTCGGTATGGTCACCGCGGCGGGGATGCTCACTGTGCAGGTTGGGCATGCCCTCGGCGCCGTATTCGCTGAAGCCCAACGCGCGGTTCGGGTAGCAGAGATGGAAAAAGTCCATCCAGAGGTCATTCAGGAAGAGGCCCGGCACATACCAGCCGAGGTACAGGTTCCAGCTGACCAGATCGGTGATGTGGGCCACCGGGTTGAAGGGGCCGCACATTGCATAGCAGGCCAGCGTGGTCAGGCGGGTCTTATCCATCTCATGGCAGAGGTCGTTCAGCACGCGGTGGTTGTCCAGCATGTCGCGCTTGTCTTTTGTGGAGATCGTGATCTCATTGGAGACGCCCCAGCAGACGATGCAGGCATGGTTGTAGTTCTGAACGATCAGCTCCTTCATCTGGGAGATCGTGTTCTCACGCCCGTTGGGCATATGCTCAGAGATATAGGGGATCTCTGCCCAGACGACCATGCCAGCCTCATCGCAGAGGTCGTAGAAATACTGGTCGTGCTGGTAGTGCGCCAGCCGAATGGTGTTCGCACCCAGCTCCTTGATAAGCTGCATATCCTCGTCATGCATTTCCCGGGTGATGGCATTGCCGAGCCCCTTGCGGTCCTGATGGCGGGAAACGCCGTGCAGCGGGTAGGCGCGGCCGTTGAGGAAGAAGCCCTTCTGCGGGTCAACATGGAAGCTGCGCACGCCAAAGCGCTGCCGCACCTCGTCCTGTACGGCCCCGTTCAGCACCAGACGCACCGCGCAGGTGTAGAGATAGGGGTCGCGTACGCCGTCCCACAGATGGGGATGCGCAAGCGTGACTGCGGCGTCACTGCCCTTGCCTGTCAGCACCTCAGCCCCGGCGGCATCGAGGATCGAGAACTCGATCTCGCCCTCCCCCTCAACGCGGGTCTTGACGGTGATGTCTGCATTTGCGCCGTTGACGGTCGGGGTGATCTGCACGCCGCAGCTGCCCAGATAGTCCAGCGCAATGTGATTTTTGCTGACGACCAGCAGGCTGACATCGCGGTAGATACCGCCGTAGAAGGTGAAGTCCGCCTTCTGGGGATAGACGCGGTCGTTCTTGCTGTTGTCCACCGCCACGGTCAGCTCATTCTCCTCCGCCAGCAGGCCGGTCACCTCTGCGCGGAAGGTCGAGTAGCCGCCGTCATGGCGCATGACCTCCTGACCGTTCAGCGTGACCCTTGCGCTGGCGTTGACGCCCTCAAACTGCAGCCAGACCTGCTGCGTTTCAGCGTCATAAGCGGGGGCCGCAAACTGCGTTGTATAGGTGCAGGTGCCGCGCCAATAATCATTGCCACCGTCCTGACCGTCGATGTTGTTCCAGGTATGGGGCAGATTCACCGCAGCGGTTTTGCCGTCCGGCCCGGTGAACTGCCAGTTTTTCATCAGCTTGGTCGTGCTTCGCATTGCGCCCTCCTGTGTTGTATTTTATACTATAAGCATTGTACAGGAGTGCAAATTTATTCGCAATAGGTTTGCGAAAAGCGGTACTGCCTGTGCGAAATTCGGTTTTTTCGCCACAAAAAAAGTCCCCGCTGCTTTGTACAATCTGCACAAATCCGTGGGGCTTGTTTTGTCTATTCAGCTTTCGGGGGCGGCAGCACGATCTTGACTGCAAACAGTGCCCCGCGGGGTTCCGTTGCCATGGTGCCGCTGTATTTGTGCACGATGCGGCGCGCCACCTTTAGCTCATAGCTGTGGCGGCGGCCGTGATCCGGCTGCTCCGCCGAGTGCGGCCCGATGACATTGACGACCGCAAAGCCCTGCCGTCTGCAGACCAGCAGGTCGATCATACGGCGGTCGGTATCCCGCTGCTGGGCAGCGGCGTCAATGGCCTGATCCAGCAGGTTGGAGAAAAGCGCATACAGGTCTCCCGGCTCAATGGCCGCCAGACAGGTACCATCGGCCACACAGTTCAGCCGGATGCGCTGGGCCTCGCACAGCAGGCTCTTTTCGGTCAGCACAACATCCAGCACCTCGTTGCCGGTGGCGGCGTTGGCGTCATACATCCGGGCGGCCTGCTCGGCCTCGTCCAGACTTTGCGAGACGGCTGCATCGGGCTGCAGGCGGCGCAGGTCTGCGATCTGCACCTTCAGCTCATGGCATTTACGGTTGATGATCTGCACATTCTGCCGCGCGATCTGGTACTGCTTGCGCTGGCGGTCATACAGCAGGTTGAGGGCATCCATCTCCTTCTGCAGGGCGGCCTTTTTGAAAAGCTCCGTCTGCAGATAGAGCAGCGTCACGCAGTAAAATTGGGTCAGCAAGGACGGTGCCACCATCGCTGAGGGGCGCAGCCCGATACGCAGACTTGTCTGCAGGGCAAAGAACTGAAAGACGAACATGACCCCCAGCAACCCGGCACTGCCAAGCTGGCGCGGGCCGATGTGATAGGTCCCGTCCTCCGGCATTGTTCGGGCCACGGTAAAGCGGACCACGATGCAGCATACCACCGTAAAGCCAAGCTGGCCGAGCAGCATCGGTGTGCTGTACAGGGAAAGATGCTGCATGCCGAGTGCCTCGGCGGTCCAGATCAGGACCCGCCACAGCTCATACACCGACTCTGAGGTCAGCACGATCCAGACGCTGCAATAGGCGCTGGCTGCCCAGTCCAACCGGGTACACAGATGTGTGGATACCGCAGCGCAGGTAAAATAAACGGCATAGATCACAAGAAGCAGCAGGGTGTCCAGACGGCCGCTGTTGCCAAAGACCATCAGCCGCG
Protein-coding sequences here:
- a CDS encoding glycoside hydrolase family 2 protein codes for the protein MRSTTKLMKNWQFTGPDGKTAAVNLPHTWNNIDGQDGGNDYWRGTCTYTTQFAAPAYDAETQQVWLQFEGVNASARVTLNGQEVMRHDGGYSTFRAEVTGLLAEENELTVAVDNSKNDRVYPQKADFTFYGGIYRDVSLLVVSKNHIALDYLGSCGVQITPTVNGANADITVKTRVEGEGEIEFSILDAAGAEVLTGKGSDAAVTLAHPHLWDGVRDPYLYTCAVRLVLNGAVQDEVRQRFGVRSFHVDPQKGFFLNGRAYPLHGVSRHQDRKGLGNAITREMHDEDMQLIKELGANTIRLAHYQHDQYFYDLCDEAGMVVWAEIPYISEHMPNGRENTISQMKELIVQNYNHACIVCWGVSNEITISTKDKRDMLDNHRVLNDLCHEMDKTRLTTLACYAMCGPFNPVAHITDLVSWNLYLGWYVPGLFLNDLWMDFFHLCYPNRALGFSEYGAEGMPNLHSEHPRRGDHTEEYQAIYHEYMLRCFERHSWLWSTHVWNMYDFAADARDQGGEPGMNHKGLVTFDRKTKKDSFYIYKAWWSDEPFVHICSKRFADRTQSEIEVKVYSNQKQVSLYVNGEKLDEQAGEHIFKFRVKLDGETKVQAVAGDCIDDAVFRKVETPNPAYKLGKAKSSSANWV
- a CDS encoding AEC family transporter encodes the protein MQNLLFSLNATMPVFFVMVVGYLLGQTGFLPPAFCKAADKLCFKVTLPAMLFLDMGSVDILHDFQPGFVLFCFAATLVGILAVWAGAKRFLKDKALVGEFVQAGYRSSAAVLGVAFIQNIYGNAGMAPLMILGSVPLFNIFAVLILMMESPLQRSTPSAGQLLRGVATNPILLGILFGTVYALLPFTLPQMVTKTMSSLASLTTPLSLLSIGASFEGTKAIQKLGPTVAAAFIKTVGLAAVFLPCAVALGFRDEELVALLIMLGSPTTPSAYVMSKNMGHEGVLTSSCIALTTLLSALTLTGWIFLLRCGGYL
- a CDS encoding GHKL domain-containing protein, translated to MDSILSLAVCAAGICGAQLAYWLPLKKRDRFRLRALLNLIMVIPLSRLMVFGNSGRLDTLLLLVIYAVYFTCAAVSTHLCTRLDWAASAYCSVWIVLTSESVYELWRVLIWTAEALGMQHLSLYSTPMLLGQLGFTVVCCIVVRFTVARTMPEDGTYHIGPRQLGSAGLLGVMFVFQFFALQTSLRIGLRPSAMVAPSLLTQFYCVTLLYLQTELFKKAALQKEMDALNLLYDRQRKQYQIARQNVQIINRKCHELKVQIADLRRLQPDAAVSQSLDEAEQAARMYDANAATGNEVLDVVLTEKSLLCEAQRIRLNCVADGTCLAAIEPGDLYALFSNLLDQAIDAAAQQRDTDRRMIDLLVCRRQGFAVVNVIGPHSAEQPDHGRRHSYELKVARRIVHKYSGTMATEPRGALFAVKIVLPPPKAE
- a CDS encoding MFS transporter encodes the protein MSENAKASNVNRAKLYQLVLFPLNNGATNVYYVLVLSYIATFGSNVLALGTLFASVMVTAMRLCDAITDPIIGALMDRTNGKFGKFRPFMAIGNIIMAVSILILYGITPMIPDTMMWARYAAFVGLYFVWVIGYTFQTSCTRSGQTVLTNDPKQRPLFTIFNTVGSLLGMGIMQFLAPILAKSYEGGYSSAGFFRTLAPVGIAMSVVLTILAIIGIWEKDQPKYFGIGGEKPQKVKVSEYIQIIRENKPMQRLMIAGAGTKLALSIANNTTVLCMLYGCMMGAYDGLYLPMMVLGYLFSVPFFLLSVRTSQKKGQKASLTKYVGVALACYVGVLVLLLLWGHGDAFHLSLLGENGLSINLYTVLFVLFFGIGYGAYYATADMPIPMVADCSDYETYRSGKYIPGIMGTLFSLVDKLVSSLAATVVGIAVTFIGLNNLPTQYDPYTPGMNVVVIVLFCAIPMVAWAATLIAMKGYALTGEKMKEIQAVNACRRDAVANGMTLEAAMEKWQTLDQLPESYRA
- a CDS encoding Lrp/AsnC family transcriptional regulator — encoded protein: MDHIDRKIIDILQNNARSPLKEIADHVFLSSPAVSARIARLESSGTISGYQAQVDAPKLGYMVKAFINLDMDPQRKPEFYPYIQNCPHVVECNCVTGDYSMLIEVLFGTTQELDQFINHLQQFGRTRTQIVFSTPVEHRGVPVAVPEE